The Amycolatopsis sp. 195334CR genome window below encodes:
- a CDS encoding xanthine dehydrogenase family protein subunit M: MEFLRPATLAEALAVKAERPGAVPIAGGTDVMVELNFDHRRPEALLDLTGIAELGEWSTADGNVRLGAGVPYTRLIEQLGARLPGLAMAARTVGSPQIRNRGTVGGNLGAASPAGDTHPVLLATGGTVEVASVRGIRLIAADDFYLGVKRNALADDELITAVNLPDAKAPQQFSKIGTRNAMVIAVCSFGLALHPEQGRVGAAIGSAAPTPRRSRAAEDFLSGELTDAGLWESPAPLRDSVCRRFGELVAEGTEPIDDVRGSAAYRRHALSVLARRTLTWAWQEYRTGERSCA; encoded by the coding sequence GTGGAATTCCTGCGTCCGGCCACGCTGGCGGAGGCGCTCGCGGTGAAGGCCGAGCGGCCCGGTGCGGTGCCGATCGCCGGGGGCACCGACGTGATGGTCGAGCTGAACTTCGACCACCGCAGGCCCGAGGCGCTGCTGGACCTGACCGGGATCGCCGAACTGGGTGAGTGGAGCACCGCCGACGGGAATGTCCGGTTGGGTGCCGGGGTGCCCTACACCCGGCTGATCGAGCAGCTGGGCGCGCGGTTGCCGGGGCTGGCGATGGCCGCCCGCACGGTCGGCTCCCCGCAGATCCGCAACCGCGGCACGGTCGGCGGCAACCTCGGCGCGGCCTCGCCCGCCGGGGACACGCACCCGGTGCTGCTGGCCACCGGCGGCACCGTCGAGGTGGCCTCGGTGCGCGGGATCCGGCTGATCGCCGCCGACGACTTCTACCTCGGGGTGAAGCGCAACGCGCTGGCCGACGACGAACTGATCACCGCGGTGAACCTGCCCGACGCCAAGGCACCGCAGCAGTTCTCGAAGATCGGCACGCGCAACGCGATGGTGATCGCGGTGTGCTCGTTCGGCCTCGCGTTGCACCCGGAGCAGGGGCGCGTCGGCGCGGCGATCGGGTCGGCCGCACCCACCCCGCGCCGCAGCCGGGCCGCCGAGGACTTCCTCTCCGGTGAGCTGACCGACGCCGGACTGTGGGAATCTCCCGCACCGCTGCGGGATTCGGTGTGCCGCCGCTTCGGTGAGCTGGTGGCCGAGGGCACCGAACCGATCGACGACGTCCGCGGCAGCGCCGCGTACCGCAGGCACGCGTTGTCCGTGCTCGCGCGGCGCACGCTGACCTGGGCGTGGCAGGAGTACCGGACAGGGGAGCGTTCATGCGCGTGA
- a CDS encoding PucR family transcriptional regulator ligand-binding domain-containing protein: MTVVKTLLELPELRLRLRGGGDLLDRRVTRVYGTELPDPSRYLSAGELVLTGLLWWRAPGDADPFVAALARAGTAALAASGADSGGIPDDLVQACERHHIPLLEVPPDLSFAVIVERVVLALAAEREAPPGRLPAHAAELPLPDLLRLGSAELGVPCWVLAGTGRVVAGTGLLLPEAEPLAAAFSMGAEVDSRHTVLPAGAGFTVPWALVTGGAADWATEQHEIAAEVAALVGRSRVQARQTEVERSLFRGLNGGGDLGDAFAAAGWAPDTAVRVVLTRTVGEAVAGDLLDELLAGYPLRVLRGRFGEDSCALVAADGWPADWAPAATRALSTVEPALAADRVLVGVGGPAALTGVRGAVEEAVHALEVGANREDRVAVVPGEEIGVHRLVLAGVSDELRTALRRRVLGPLLDYDAAQHSDLVHTVRVFLESSGSPAVAAKALHIHVNTLRYRIGRASELLGLDLTDFTNQVDVYLALRISS, from the coding sequence ATGACCGTGGTGAAAACTCTGCTGGAGCTGCCGGAGCTGCGCCTGCGCCTGCGTGGCGGCGGCGACCTGCTCGACCGGCGGGTCACCCGGGTCTACGGCACCGAACTGCCGGACCCCAGCCGTTACCTCTCGGCGGGTGAACTGGTGCTCACCGGGCTGCTGTGGTGGCGGGCGCCCGGCGACGCCGATCCGTTCGTGGCGGCGCTCGCGCGGGCGGGCACGGCGGCGCTGGCCGCCTCGGGCGCGGACTCCGGCGGTATCCCCGACGACCTGGTCCAGGCCTGCGAACGCCACCACATCCCGCTGCTCGAAGTGCCGCCCGACCTGTCGTTCGCGGTGATCGTCGAGCGGGTGGTGCTGGCGCTGGCCGCCGAGCGCGAAGCCCCACCGGGCAGGCTGCCCGCCCACGCCGCCGAACTCCCGCTGCCGGACCTGCTGCGGCTGGGTTCGGCCGAACTCGGTGTGCCGTGCTGGGTGCTGGCGGGGACCGGCCGGGTGGTCGCGGGCACCGGCCTGCTGCTGCCCGAGGCCGAACCGCTGGCCGCCGCGTTCAGCATGGGCGCGGAGGTGGACAGCAGGCACACCGTGCTGCCCGCCGGTGCGGGGTTCACCGTGCCGTGGGCGCTGGTCACCGGCGGTGCCGCGGACTGGGCCACCGAGCAGCACGAGATCGCCGCGGAGGTGGCCGCGCTGGTCGGCCGGTCACGCGTCCAGGCCCGGCAGACGGAGGTCGAAAGATCACTCTTCCGTGGGCTGAACGGGGGCGGTGATCTCGGCGACGCCTTCGCCGCGGCGGGCTGGGCGCCGGACACCGCGGTCCGCGTGGTGCTTACCCGGACCGTGGGCGAGGCGGTGGCCGGGGACCTGCTCGACGAGCTGCTCGCCGGGTACCCGCTGCGCGTGCTGCGCGGCCGGTTCGGCGAGGACTCCTGCGCACTGGTCGCCGCCGACGGCTGGCCCGCCGACTGGGCCCCGGCCGCCACCCGCGCACTGTCCACAGTGGAGCCCGCACTGGCGGCGGACCGGGTGCTGGTCGGCGTCGGCGGGCCGGCCGCGCTGACCGGGGTGCGCGGCGCGGTGGAGGAAGCCGTGCACGCACTGGAGGTCGGCGCGAACCGCGAGGACCGCGTGGCCGTGGTCCCCGGCGAGGAGATCGGTGTGCACCGGCTGGTACTGGCCGGCGTCTCGGACGAACTGCGCACCGCCCTCCGGCGCCGGGTGCTCGGCCCGCTGCTGGACTACGACGCCGCGCAGCACAGCGACCTGGTGCACACGGTCCGCGTGTTCCTGGAGTCGTCGGGTTCCCCGGCGGTGGCCGCGAAAGCCCTGCACATCCACGTGAACACCCTGCGGTACCGGATCGGGCGCGCCAGTGAACTGCTGGGCCTCGACCTGACCGACTTCACCAACCAGGTCGACGTCTACTTGGCACTGCGCATCAGCAGTTGA
- the dctA gene encoding C4-dicarboxylate transporter DctA, which produces MTDVEKVEPAAKKKRWYTSLFFQIIVAVVAGVLLGHFWPSIGAELKPVGDGFIRLIKMIIAPLIFCVVVTGIAAVGDVKAVGRLGFKAILYFEIVTTFALLFGLLVANLGQPGAGLHIDPSTLDASALDAKTQGGHLPSTSEFLLETIPESVVGAFAENTLLQVLFFAVFFGLALAVLGREKAPLVLGFVEQVQLVIFKVMGWVMRAAPLGAFGAMAFIIGQYGIGTLGTYAKLILACYAAAVLFALILAAIARFYAGVPIWRFVRYAREEFLLALGTASTEAVMPRIMTKLTDAGCSRAATGLVVPTGYSFNLDGATIYLSICTVFLAQAFDVDMSLGQQLVAVGILMLTSKGMAGVPGSSFLALSATAAAIGAFPVAGVALLLGADRLMDSMRVFVNLLGNCVATFVVAKSEKQLDREQMSQLLMRSAK; this is translated from the coding sequence ATGACCGACGTCGAGAAGGTGGAACCGGCGGCGAAGAAGAAGCGCTGGTACACCTCGCTGTTCTTCCAGATCATCGTGGCGGTGGTGGCCGGGGTGCTGCTCGGGCACTTCTGGCCGTCCATCGGCGCGGAGCTGAAACCGGTCGGCGACGGCTTCATCCGGCTGATCAAGATGATCATCGCGCCGCTGATCTTCTGCGTGGTGGTCACCGGCATCGCCGCGGTCGGCGACGTCAAGGCGGTGGGACGGCTCGGCTTCAAGGCGATCCTGTACTTCGAGATCGTCACCACCTTCGCGCTGCTGTTCGGCCTGCTGGTGGCCAATCTCGGGCAACCGGGTGCCGGACTGCACATCGATCCATCCACTTTGGATGCTTCGGCGCTGGACGCGAAGACCCAGGGCGGGCACCTGCCGTCCACTTCGGAGTTCCTGCTGGAGACCATTCCGGAGAGCGTGGTCGGTGCGTTCGCCGAGAACACCCTGCTGCAGGTGCTGTTCTTCGCCGTGTTCTTCGGGCTGGCGCTGGCCGTGCTCGGACGGGAGAAGGCGCCGCTGGTGCTGGGGTTCGTCGAGCAGGTGCAGCTGGTCATCTTCAAGGTGATGGGCTGGGTGATGCGGGCCGCGCCGCTGGGCGCGTTCGGCGCGATGGCGTTCATCATCGGCCAGTACGGCATCGGCACGCTCGGCACCTACGCGAAGCTGATCCTGGCCTGCTACGCGGCCGCGGTGCTGTTCGCGCTGATCCTCGCGGCGATCGCGCGGTTCTACGCGGGCGTGCCGATCTGGCGGTTCGTGCGTTACGCCCGTGAGGAGTTCCTGCTGGCGCTGGGCACCGCGTCGACCGAAGCGGTGATGCCGCGCATCATGACCAAGCTGACCGACGCGGGCTGCTCGCGGGCGGCGACCGGGCTGGTGGTGCCGACGGGGTACTCGTTCAACCTGGACGGGGCGACGATCTACCTGTCCATCTGCACGGTGTTCCTGGCGCAGGCGTTCGATGTCGACATGTCGCTCGGGCAGCAGCTGGTGGCCGTGGGCATCCTGATGCTGACGTCGAAGGGCATGGCCGGTGTGCCGGGCTCGTCGTTCCTGGCCCTCTCGGCCACGGCCGCCGCCATCGGCGCGTTCCCGGTTGCCGGGGTCGCACTGCTGCTGGGCGCGGACCGCCTGATGGATTCGATGCGGGTGTTCGTGAACCTGCTCGGCAACTGCGTCGCGACCTTTGTGGTGGCGAAGTCGGAGAAGCAGCTGGACCGCGAACAGATGTCTCAACTGCTGATGCGCAGTGCCAAGTAG
- a CDS encoding aldolase/citrate lyase family protein encodes MAEGRLSEDVYANIDARLAEVDARVAGLYPGEPPDRQPVHTVYVPAGRFTADLAARWGEQALAALAEHGPLETDDVDGTVVERVRAKLAAEPIEDLRLDFEDGYGRHGDETEDADARAAGAELAASVKNGQAPPFTGIRFKSFEQPTRRRGIRTLDLFLGGLLEGGDLPAGFVVTLPKVTAVEQVEACAAVLERLEPAYGLAAGALRFEVQVETAQSILAEDGTVAVARIIQAGGGRITGLHYGTYDYSAGLGISAEYQSMEHPAADFAKGFMQVAAAGTGVRLSDGSANKLPVGDREAVRSAWREQMRLIRRSLERGFYQGWDLHPHQLPSRYAATYAFFRSGFSAAAARLRAYASAAEGGFLDEPATAQALAAYLCRGLDCGALGEPELTDLDRATLDRYVRRA; translated from the coding sequence ATGGCAGAGGGGCGGCTCTCCGAGGACGTCTACGCGAACATCGACGCCCGCCTCGCCGAGGTGGACGCCCGGGTCGCCGGGTTGTACCCCGGTGAGCCGCCCGACCGCCAGCCGGTGCACACGGTGTACGTGCCCGCCGGGCGGTTCACCGCCGACCTGGCCGCGCGGTGGGGCGAGCAGGCGCTGGCCGCGCTGGCCGAGCACGGTCCACTTGAGACGGACGACGTCGATGGCACCGTGGTCGAGCGGGTTCGCGCCAAACTCGCCGCCGAGCCGATCGAGGACCTGCGGCTCGACTTCGAGGACGGCTACGGCCGCCACGGCGACGAGACCGAGGACGCCGACGCGCGGGCGGCGGGTGCCGAACTGGCGGCGTCGGTGAAGAACGGCCAGGCGCCGCCGTTCACCGGGATCCGGTTCAAGAGCTTCGAGCAACCGACCCGGCGGCGCGGGATCCGCACGCTGGACCTGTTCCTCGGCGGGTTGCTCGAAGGTGGCGACCTACCGGCCGGGTTCGTGGTGACGCTGCCTAAGGTCACCGCGGTCGAGCAGGTGGAGGCCTGCGCCGCGGTGCTGGAGCGGCTCGAACCCGCGTACGGCCTGGCGGCCGGCGCGCTGCGGTTCGAGGTGCAGGTGGAGACGGCGCAGTCGATCCTGGCCGAGGACGGCACGGTCGCCGTGGCCCGGATCATCCAGGCGGGCGGCGGCCGGATCACCGGGCTGCACTACGGGACGTACGACTACAGCGCCGGGCTCGGCATCAGCGCGGAGTACCAGAGCATGGAGCACCCGGCGGCCGACTTCGCCAAGGGGTTCATGCAGGTGGCCGCGGCCGGGACGGGCGTGCGGTTGTCCGACGGTTCGGCGAACAAGCTGCCGGTGGGCGACCGGGAGGCCGTGCGGTCGGCGTGGCGCGAGCAGATGCGGTTGATCCGGCGTTCGCTGGAACGCGGTTTCTACCAGGGCTGGGACCTGCACCCGCACCAGCTGCCGAGCCGGTACGCGGCCACGTACGCGTTCTTCCGCTCGGGCTTCTCGGCGGCGGCCGCGCGCCTGAGGGCCTACGCCTCGGCCGCGGAAGGCGGTTTCCTCGACGAACCGGCGACCGCGCAGGCGCTGGCCGCGTACCTGTGCCGAGGCCTGGACTGCGGGGCGCTCGGCGAGCCGGAACTGACCGATTTGGACAGAGCGACGCTTGATCGGTACGTCCGCCGCGCGTAA
- the aceB gene encoding malate synthase A: MSEVRVLGDSVEGGEEILTPEALEFLAGLHDAFAARRDELLQARRVRREEAARTGKLDFLPETAHVRESDWKVSDAPPALRDRRVEITGPTDRKMTINALNSGAKVWLADLEDANTPHWRNVVGGQVNLRDAIRGDISLSTPEGKNYQLRDDVEHATIVVRPRGWHLDERNLEFDGRAGVGALVDFGLHFFHNVRALLANDKGPYYYLPKMESHLEARLWNDVFTHAQKELGIPHGTVRATVLIETIPAAFEMEEILYELREHASGLNAGRWDYLFSVIKYFRDAGEKFVLPDRNSVTMTAPFMRAYTELLVRTCHKRGAFAIGGMAAFIPSKDPEVAENASKKVHADKAREAGDGFDGSWVAHPGMVGLCKEEFDKVLGDRPNQLERTRDEVSVTAEQLLDVASTEGGATAAGLRGAVDVGVRYIASWLGGNGAAAIHNLMEDAATAEISRSQLWQWVRNGTKLDNGQTVTRELVRESLADVRQELTGAIDADLLKEAVELFEEVALAEEFVDFLTLPAYERIK; encoded by the coding sequence ATGTCTGAAGTTCGTGTCCTCGGAGATTCCGTCGAAGGCGGCGAGGAGATCCTGACGCCCGAAGCGCTGGAATTCCTCGCCGGTCTGCACGATGCCTTCGCCGCTCGCCGGGACGAGCTGCTCCAGGCCCGCCGCGTCCGCCGCGAGGAGGCCGCGCGCACCGGCAAGCTCGACTTCCTGCCGGAGACCGCGCACGTGCGCGAGTCCGACTGGAAGGTCTCCGACGCGCCGCCGGCGCTGCGCGACCGCCGGGTGGAGATCACCGGGCCGACCGACCGCAAGATGACCATCAACGCGCTCAACTCCGGGGCCAAGGTCTGGCTGGCCGACCTGGAGGACGCCAACACCCCGCACTGGCGCAACGTCGTCGGCGGGCAGGTCAACCTGCGCGACGCCATCCGCGGCGACATCTCGCTGAGCACGCCGGAGGGCAAGAACTACCAGCTGCGCGACGACGTCGAGCACGCCACCATCGTGGTCCGCCCGCGCGGCTGGCACCTCGACGAGCGCAACCTGGAGTTCGACGGCCGCGCCGGGGTCGGCGCGCTGGTCGACTTCGGCCTGCACTTCTTCCACAACGTGCGTGCCCTGCTGGCCAACGACAAGGGCCCGTACTACTACCTGCCGAAGATGGAGAGCCACCTCGAAGCGCGGCTGTGGAACGACGTGTTCACGCACGCGCAGAAGGAGCTGGGCATCCCGCACGGCACCGTCCGCGCCACCGTGCTGATCGAGACCATCCCGGCCGCGTTCGAGATGGAGGAGATCCTCTACGAACTGCGCGAGCACGCCTCCGGGCTGAACGCGGGCCGCTGGGACTACCTGTTCAGCGTGATCAAGTACTTCCGCGACGCCGGCGAGAAGTTCGTCCTGCCGGACCGCAACAGCGTCACCATGACCGCGCCGTTCATGCGGGCCTACACCGAGCTGCTGGTGCGCACCTGCCACAAGCGCGGCGCGTTCGCGATCGGCGGCATGGCCGCGTTCATCCCGAGCAAGGACCCCGAGGTCGCCGAGAACGCGTCGAAGAAGGTCCACGCCGACAAGGCGCGCGAGGCCGGCGACGGGTTCGACGGTTCGTGGGTGGCGCACCCGGGCATGGTCGGGCTGTGCAAGGAGGAGTTCGACAAGGTCCTCGGCGACCGGCCGAACCAGCTCGAGCGCACCCGTGACGAGGTGAGCGTGACCGCGGAGCAGCTGCTCGACGTGGCCTCCACCGAGGGCGGCGCGACCGCGGCAGGCCTGCGTGGCGCGGTCGACGTCGGTGTCCGGTACATCGCGTCCTGGCTGGGCGGGAACGGCGCCGCCGCGATCCACAACCTGATGGAGGACGCGGCCACCGCGGAGATCTCGCGGTCGCAGCTGTGGCAGTGGGTGCGCAACGGCACCAAGCTGGACAACGGCCAGACGGTGACCCGTGAGCTGGTGCGCGAGTCGCTCGCCGACGTGCGGCAGGAACTGACCGGGGCGATCGACGCCGACCTGCTCAAGGAAGCGGTCGAGCTGTTCGAGGAGGTCGCGCTCGCCGAGGAGTTCGTCGACTTCCTGACCCTGCCCGCCTACGAGCGGATCAAGTAA
- a CDS encoding IclR family transcriptional regulator has product MAETQRRPGSVQSLQRAFELLERLADAGGEASLSELATSSGLPMPTIHRLIRTLLDLGYVRQHTNRRYALGARLIRLGEHAGVQFGTATRPLLAELVEETGETANLAILERDEVVYVAQVPSKHSMRMFTEVGRRLLPHGTGVGKAMLARLPADDVRALLARTGTPAYTTHTLTDPATLLDHLREVAEQGYALDESEQEIGVRCVAVALTGTPTPAAVSVSGPEGRLTKEAVSRIAPAVQRVAKELSARITAS; this is encoded by the coding sequence ATGGCGGAAACTCAACGCAGGCCCGGCAGTGTGCAGTCGCTGCAGCGGGCCTTTGAGCTGCTGGAACGCCTGGCCGACGCCGGGGGTGAGGCAAGTCTCTCCGAACTGGCCACCTCATCCGGCCTCCCGATGCCCACGATCCACCGGCTCATCCGGACCCTGCTCGACCTCGGGTACGTCCGACAGCACACCAATCGCCGGTACGCCTTGGGAGCCCGGCTCATCCGGTTGGGTGAACACGCGGGGGTGCAGTTCGGCACCGCGACCCGGCCGCTGCTCGCCGAGCTGGTCGAGGAGACCGGCGAGACGGCGAACCTGGCGATCCTGGAGCGCGACGAGGTGGTCTACGTCGCGCAGGTCCCGTCGAAGCACTCGATGCGCATGTTCACCGAGGTGGGCAGGCGGCTGCTGCCGCACGGGACCGGGGTCGGCAAGGCCATGCTCGCGCGACTGCCCGCCGACGACGTGCGCGCGCTGCTGGCGCGCACCGGTACGCCCGCGTACACCACGCACACCCTGACCGACCCGGCCACGCTGCTCGACCACCTGCGTGAGGTGGCCGAGCAGGGGTACGCGCTGGACGAGAGCGAGCAGGAGATCGGCGTGCGCTGCGTGGCGGTCGCACTGACCGGCACGCCGACCCCGGCCGCGGTGTCGGTGTCCGGCCCGGAGGGACGGCTCACCAAGGAGGCGGTCTCGCGCATCGCGCCCGCGGTTCAGCGGGTGGCGAAGGAGCTGTCGGCGCGGATCACGGCTTCGTGA
- a CDS encoding GNAT family N-acetyltransferase, translating into MTIELRRLTGDDAPRVHEILATPEVAAWWGDPDVETPELVAPEDPDTTSYAIEFEGTVVGVIQGSEETTPQYRHAGIDLAVHPDWHGRGIGTAAIHRLATYFIEERGHHRLTIDPAAENERAIAVYRRLGFRPVGVLRQYEQRRDGTWRDGLLMDLLAPELTKP; encoded by the coding sequence ATGACCATCGAACTACGCCGTCTCACCGGCGACGACGCCCCGCGCGTGCACGAGATCCTCGCCACGCCCGAGGTCGCGGCCTGGTGGGGCGATCCGGACGTGGAGACCCCCGAACTGGTCGCGCCCGAGGACCCGGACACCACCTCGTACGCCATCGAGTTCGAGGGCACCGTGGTCGGCGTGATCCAGGGTTCGGAGGAAACCACCCCGCAGTACCGGCACGCGGGCATCGATCTCGCGGTGCACCCGGACTGGCACGGCCGCGGCATCGGCACGGCCGCGATCCACCGGCTGGCCACGTACTTCATCGAGGAACGCGGCCACCACCGGCTGACCATCGACCCGGCCGCCGAGAACGAGCGGGCGATCGCGGTCTACCGCAGGCTCGGCTTCCGGCCGGTCGGTGTGCTGCGCCAGTACGAGCAGCGCCGCGACGGCACCTGGCGCGACGGCCTCCTGATGGACCTGCTCGCGCCCGAACTCACGAAGCCGTGA
- the ftsY gene encoding signal recognition particle-docking protein FtsY, whose protein sequence is MSSNLWFWIIVVVVVVLAVALVTGLIVARKRKISLTETDKAEQAKEVKPKGGGYQAGGGIALAPGGEKAEAHPAGERTEVDGQPGVGDDASVPRDAPRRGIVDVGLPEDTEAAAEPEAEPDTDTKPKTGAKPEAGAKPEAGAKPAAGVKPEAGAKPEAEAKPTTGAKPETKPEAAPEPVEEIAPAAGRIERLRGRLSKSRSAFGQGLLGLLGAGDLDEDSWQDVEDTLLVADLGAATTTEIVEKLRSELSVRAVRTSEDARAVLREVLIEALATDGDRAVRALPHGTGDDKKPAVVLVAGVNGTGKTTTTGKLARVLVAQGRDVLLGAADTFRAAAADQLQTWADRVGAEVVRGKEGADPAAVAFDAVKRGTEARVDTVLVDTAGRLHTKTGLMDELGKVKRVVEKQAKVDEVLLVLDATTGQNGLMQARVFAEVVDVTGIVLTKLDGTAKGGIVFQVQRELGVPVKLVGLGEGADDLAPFEAGAFVDALLG, encoded by the coding sequence GTGTCGAGCAACCTCTGGTTCTGGATCATCGTCGTAGTCGTCGTGGTGCTGGCGGTCGCGCTGGTCACCGGGCTGATCGTGGCGCGCAAGCGCAAGATCAGCCTGACCGAGACCGACAAGGCCGAGCAGGCCAAGGAGGTCAAGCCCAAGGGCGGTGGTTATCAGGCGGGTGGTGGCATCGCGCTGGCGCCCGGCGGGGAGAAGGCCGAGGCGCACCCGGCCGGTGAGCGCACCGAGGTCGACGGGCAGCCGGGCGTCGGTGACGACGCTTCGGTGCCGCGGGACGCGCCTCGCCGGGGGATCGTCGACGTCGGCCTGCCGGAGGACACGGAAGCCGCGGCCGAGCCCGAGGCGGAGCCCGACACCGACACCAAGCCGAAGACCGGAGCCAAGCCCGAAGCCGGGGCGAAGCCCGAGGCAGGAGCCAAGCCTGCGGCCGGGGTCAAGCCCGAAGCCGGGGCCAAGCCCGAGGCTGAAGCCAAGCCCACGACCGGGGCGAAGCCCGAGACCAAGCCCGAGGCAGCGCCGGAGCCGGTGGAGGAGATCGCGCCGGCGGCTGGGCGGATCGAGCGGTTGCGCGGGCGCCTGTCCAAGTCGCGGTCGGCGTTCGGGCAGGGGTTGCTCGGGCTGCTCGGCGCCGGTGACCTGGACGAGGACTCCTGGCAGGACGTCGAGGACACCCTCCTGGTCGCCGACCTCGGTGCGGCGACCACCACCGAGATCGTCGAGAAGCTGCGTTCCGAACTGTCCGTGCGCGCGGTCCGCACCTCCGAGGACGCCAGGGCCGTGCTCCGCGAGGTCCTGATCGAGGCGCTGGCCACCGACGGCGACCGCGCGGTGCGCGCGCTCCCGCACGGCACCGGCGACGACAAGAAGCCCGCGGTCGTGCTGGTCGCCGGGGTGAACGGCACCGGGAAGACCACCACCACCGGCAAGCTCGCCCGGGTGCTGGTGGCACAGGGCCGCGACGTCCTGCTCGGCGCGGCCGACACCTTCCGCGCCGCCGCCGCCGACCAGCTCCAGACCTGGGCCGACCGCGTCGGCGCCGAGGTGGTCCGCGGCAAGGAGGGCGCCGACCCGGCCGCCGTCGCCTTCGACGCGGTCAAGCGCGGCACCGAGGCCCGCGTGGACACCGTGCTGGTCGACACCGCCGGCCGCCTGCACACCAAAACCGGCCTGATGGACGAGCTGGGCAAGGTCAAGCGGGTGGTGGAGAAGCAGGCCAAGGTGGACGAGGTGCTGCTCGTGCTCGACGCCACCACCGGCCAGAACGGGCTGATGCAGGCCCGCGTGTTCGCCGAGGTGGTGGACGTGACCGGCATCGTGCTGACCAAGCTGGACGGCACCGCCAAGGGCGGCATCGTCTTCCAGGTGCAGCGCGAGCTGGGCGTGCCGGTCAAGCTGGTCGGCCTCGGCGAAGGCGCGGACGACCTGGCGCCGTTCGAGGCCGGTGCCTTCGTGGACGCCCTGCTCGGCTGA
- a CDS encoding anhydro-N-acetylmuramic acid kinase: protein MTARSGEPLTVVGLISGTSIDGIDVAAARLCAEDGELALTPIAETEIPYPDELRERLLGALPPNPCTAEELTRLDTLVGQSFAEAAATGVELAGGADLIASLGQTVFHWVEHGRARGTLQLGQPAWIAERTGLPVVADLRTRDVAAGGHGAPLASTLDQLWLRGLAEDSGKTAVGLNIGGIANITVVRADTGALAYDTGPGNALLDLAAAEVSGQRSDFGGRLAAAGRVHSGLLDRLLADPYYAAPPPKSTGKEHFHTDYLHTHIGDLSLSGEDLLATLTELTATTIAAECARHEAGTVVASGGGVENPALMRALAARLTAELRTSDELGLPRAAKEAYLTALLGWLTWHGQPANLPSATGAAGPRLLGSITPGAHPAALPPPLPAVITRLRIAPRGKTR from the coding sequence GTGACTGCTCGTTCTGGCGAGCCCCTCACCGTCGTGGGGCTCATCTCGGGCACGTCGATCGATGGCATCGACGTGGCCGCCGCCCGGTTGTGCGCCGAGGACGGCGAACTGGCGCTGACCCCGATCGCCGAGACGGAGATCCCCTACCCCGACGAGCTCCGCGAGCGGTTGCTCGGCGCACTGCCGCCGAACCCGTGCACCGCGGAGGAGCTCACCCGGCTGGACACGCTGGTCGGCCAGTCCTTCGCCGAGGCGGCCGCCACCGGCGTCGAGCTCGCGGGCGGCGCGGACCTGATCGCGTCGCTCGGGCAGACGGTGTTCCACTGGGTCGAGCACGGACGGGCCCGCGGCACGCTGCAACTCGGCCAGCCCGCGTGGATCGCCGAACGCACCGGCCTGCCCGTGGTGGCCGACCTGCGCACCCGCGACGTCGCGGCGGGCGGGCACGGCGCGCCGCTGGCCAGCACGCTCGACCAGCTCTGGCTGCGCGGGCTCGCCGAAGACAGCGGGAAGACAGCGGTCGGGCTCAACATCGGCGGCATCGCCAACATCACCGTGGTGCGCGCGGACACCGGCGCGCTGGCCTACGACACCGGACCGGGCAACGCGCTGCTCGACCTCGCCGCCGCCGAGGTCAGCGGGCAGCGCAGCGACTTCGGCGGCCGGCTCGCCGCCGCCGGTCGTGTCCACTCCGGACTGCTGGACCGGTTGCTCGCCGATCCCTACTACGCCGCTCCCCCGCCGAAAAGCACCGGCAAGGAACATTTCCACACCGATTACCTGCACACCCACATCGGCGATCTTTCGCTTTCCGGAGAAGATCTTCTCGCCACCCTCACGGAACTGACCGCGACCACCATCGCCGCCGAATGCGCCCGCCACGAAGCGGGCACCGTGGTGGCTTCCGGCGGCGGCGTGGAGAACCCGGCGCTGATGCGCGCACTCGCCGCGCGGCTCACCGCCGAACTGCGCACGAGCGACGAACTCGGCCTGCCCCGCGCGGCCAAAGAGGCTTACCTGACCGCGTTGCTGGGCTGGCTGACCTGGCACGGACAGCCGGCGAACCTGCCGAGCGCCACCGGCGCCGCGGGCCCGCGACTGCTCGGCAGCATCACGCCCGGTGCGCACCCGGCGGCGCTCCCGCCCCCTTTGCCCGCGGTCATTACCCGTTTGCGTATAGCGCCGCGGGGTAAAACACGGTAG